Proteins from one Cyclopterus lumpus isolate fCycLum1 chromosome 11, fCycLum1.pri, whole genome shotgun sequence genomic window:
- the LOC117738770 gene encoding major histocompatibility complex class I-related gene protein-like isoform X1: MTWTLCLLMMSLHGAAAVTHSLKYFDTASSGVPNFPEFVSVGLVDELPISHYDSKTRRAEPKQDWMRRVTEQDPQYWKRETEKSLNNQHVYKVGIETLKQRFNETGGVHIVQKMSGCEWDDETGEVKGYQQYGFDGEDFLSYDHETESYIAPRQQAVITQQRWNNDKALMANKKHYFTEVCPEYLKKYVNYGRSSLMRTELPSVSLLQKTPSSPVCCHATGFYPTTATLFWRKDGEELHEDVDPGEILPNHDGSFQMSVDLKLSSVPAEDWRRYECVFQLSGVKDIIVTPLEEAVIRTNREKSSDTTIITIILIVLAVGALLAVAVGGVAYKKRTAKCPPSPDNSSELSEKLNPETQ, encoded by the exons ATGACGTGGACTCTGTGTCTCCTGATGATGAGCCTTCACGGCGCGGCGGCAG TGACTCACTCTCTGAAGTACTTTGACACTGCGTCCTCTGGAGTCCCAAACTTCCCAGAGTTTGTGTCTGTTGGGCTGGTTGATGAACTTCCAATAAGTCACTATGACAGTAAGACCAGGAGAGCAGAACCCAAACAGGACTGGATGAGGAGAGTCACAGAACAGGATCCTCAGTACTggaagagagagactgagaagTCTTTGAACAACCAGCATGTCTACAAAGTCGGCATTGAAACTCTAAAGCAGCGCTTCAATGAAACTGGAG gtgtccACATTGTCCAGAAGATGTCCGGCTGTGAATGGGACGATGAGACtggtgaggtcaaaggttatcAACAGTATGGTTTTGATGGAGAAGACTTCCTGTCTTATGACCATGAGACAGAGTCCTACATCGCTCCCAGACAACAGGCTGTCATCACCCAACAGAGGTGGAATAACGACAAAGCTCTGATGGCAAACAAAAAGCACTACTTCACTGAGGTGTGTCCTGAGTACCTGAAGAAGTATGTGAACTATGGGAGGAGCTCTCTGATGAGAACAG agCTTCCCTCAGTGTCTCTCCTCCAGAAGACTCCCTCCTCTCCAGTCTGCTGCCACGCTACAGGCTTCTACCCGACCACAGCCACACTGTTCTGgaggaaagatggagaggagctGCACGAGGACGTGGACCCAGGAGAGATCCTCCCCAACCACGACGGATCCTTCCAGATGAGCGTGGACCTGAAGCTCTCATCAGTCCCAGCTGAAGACTGGAGGAGGTacgagtgtgtgtttcagctgtcTGGTGTGAAGGACATCATCGTCACCCCACTGGAAGAAGCTGTGATCAGGACCAACAGAG AGAAGTCTTCtgacaccaccatcatcaccatcatcctcatcgtcCTCGCTGTGGGGGCTCTTCTGGCTGTCGCTGTGGGGGGAGTGGCTTACAAaaagaggacag CCAAATGCCCTCCGAGTCCTGACAACAGCTCCGAGCTCTCTGAGAAACTGAACCCTGAGACTCAGTGA
- the LOC117738770 gene encoding major histocompatibility complex class I-related gene protein-like isoform X2, whose protein sequence is MTWTLCLLMMSLHGAAAGVHIVQKMSGCEWDDETGEVKGYQQYGFDGEDFLSYDHETESYIAPRQQAVITQQRWNNDKALMANKKHYFTEVCPEYLKKYVNYGRSSLMRTELPSVSLLQKTPSSPVCCHATGFYPTTATLFWRKDGEELHEDVDPGEILPNHDGSFQMSVDLKLSSVPAEDWRRYECVFQLSGVKDIIVTPLEEAVIRTNREKSSDTTIITIILIVLAVGALLAVAVGGVAYKKRTAKCPPSPDNSSELSEKLNPETQ, encoded by the exons ATGACGTGGACTCTGTGTCTCCTGATGATGAGCCTTCACGGCGCGGCGGCAG gtgtccACATTGTCCAGAAGATGTCCGGCTGTGAATGGGACGATGAGACtggtgaggtcaaaggttatcAACAGTATGGTTTTGATGGAGAAGACTTCCTGTCTTATGACCATGAGACAGAGTCCTACATCGCTCCCAGACAACAGGCTGTCATCACCCAACAGAGGTGGAATAACGACAAAGCTCTGATGGCAAACAAAAAGCACTACTTCACTGAGGTGTGTCCTGAGTACCTGAAGAAGTATGTGAACTATGGGAGGAGCTCTCTGATGAGAACAG agCTTCCCTCAGTGTCTCTCCTCCAGAAGACTCCCTCCTCTCCAGTCTGCTGCCACGCTACAGGCTTCTACCCGACCACAGCCACACTGTTCTGgaggaaagatggagaggagctGCACGAGGACGTGGACCCAGGAGAGATCCTCCCCAACCACGACGGATCCTTCCAGATGAGCGTGGACCTGAAGCTCTCATCAGTCCCAGCTGAAGACTGGAGGAGGTacgagtgtgtgtttcagctgtcTGGTGTGAAGGACATCATCGTCACCCCACTGGAAGAAGCTGTGATCAGGACCAACAGAG AGAAGTCTTCtgacaccaccatcatcaccatcatcctcatcgtcCTCGCTGTGGGGGCTCTTCTGGCTGTCGCTGTGGGGGGAGTGGCTTACAAaaagaggacag CCAAATGCCCTCCGAGTCCTGACAACAGCTCCGAGCTCTCTGAGAAACTGAACCCTGAGACTCAGTGA
- the LOC117738755 gene encoding chromodomain-helicase-DNA-binding protein 4-like codes for MIYRFVTKASVEERITQVAKKKMMLTHLVVRPGLGSKTGSMSKQELDDILKFGTERLFKDEFDGGLGEMMTMKHKEEDSSVIHYDEKAIDRLLDRNQDATDDTELQSMNEYLSSFKVAQYVVKDEEEEEEEVQREVIKQEESVDPDYWEKLLRHHYEQQQEDLARNLGKGKRIRKQVNYNDGSQEDRADWQDDQSDGQSDYSVASEEGDEDFDERTEANSRRPSRKGLRNDKDKPLPPLLARVGGNIEVLGFNSRQRKAFLNAVMRYGMPPQDAFTTQWLVRDLRGKSEKEFKAYVSLFMRHLCEPGADGAETFADGVPREGLSRQHVLTRIGVMSLIRKKVQEFEHVNGQWSMPWMAELEESKKAAAAAAAAQLDSPGKTPSTGTPADTQPNTPAPGDDSSSKSEEAAKEAEKSPAEVKKEGEAEKSNSKEPANASDEVIAIPDDDDDDDEEDEKSPPAEPESKKNGEEPMETDRPSNGEKEKEGEKEAESEMKSSEAGEETKSPSEAKTEGSEVKSEDPEVKGKEKKEEKMDATPPADEKKGTKRPFPSPIAKLLLYLIFIYNFYLYLLFI; via the exons ATGATCTACCGCTTCGTCACCAAGGcgtctgtggaggagaggatcaCTCAG GTTGccaagaagaagatgatgctGACTCACCTGGTGGTCCGACCTGGTCTCGGATCCAAGACGGGCTCCATGTCCAAACAGGAACTGGACGACATCCTCAAGTTCGGAACGGAGCGGCTCTTCAAGGACGAGTTCGACGGGGGTCTAG GTgagatgatgacgatgaagcacaaggaggaggacagcAGCGTCATCCACTACGACGAGAAGGCCATCGACCGTCTGCTGGACAGGAACCAGGACGCCACCGACGACACGGAGCTGCAGAGCATGAACGAGTACCTGAGCTCCTTCAAGGTGGCTCAGTACGTGGtcaaagacgaggaggaggag gaggaggaggtgcaacGGGAGGTCATCAAGCAGGAGGAGAGCGTGGACCCAGACTACTGGGAGAAGCTGCTGCGTCACCAttacgagcagcagcaggaggatctGGCCCGCAACCTGGGCAAAGGCAAGCGCATCCGCAAGCAGGTCAATTACAACGACGGGTCTCAAGAAGACAGAG CCGATTGGCAGGATGACCAGTCCGACGGCCAATCGGATTACTCGGTGGCGTCcgaggagggagacgaggacTTTGACGAGCGGACAGAAG CCAACTCTCGCAGGCCGAGCAGGAAGGGCCTGAGGAACGACAAGGACAAGCCGCTgccccccctgctggccaggGTGGGAGGCAACATCGAG GTGTTGGGCTTCAACTCTCGGCAGAGGAAGGCCTTCCTGAACGCAGTGATGCGTTATGGGATGCCTCCCCAGGATGCCTTCACCACCCAGTGGCTGGTCCGAGACCTGCGGGGGAAATCTGAGAAGGAGTTCAA GGCGTACGTCTCTCTCTTCATGCGTCACCTCTGTGAACCCGGAGCCGACGGGGCCGAGACCTTCGCCGACGGCGTCCCCAGAGAAGGGTTGTCGCGGCAACACGTCCTCACGCGCATCGGCGTCATGTCGCTCATTCGCAAAAAG GTGCAGGAGTTCGAGCACGTGAACGGCCAGTGGTCGATGCCCTGGATGgccgagctggaggagagcaagaAGGCGGCTGCGGCGGCTGCGGCTGCGCAGCTCGACTCGCCGGGGAAAACCCCGTCCACCGGAACCCCCGCCGACACGCAGCCCAACACACCTGCTCCAG GCGACGACTCCTCCTCAAAGAGCGAGGAAGCGGCGAAGGAGGCGGAGAAGAGTCCAGCGGAGGTGAAGAAAGAGGGCGAGGCGGAGAAGAGCAACAGCAAAGAGCCGGCGAACGCCAGCGACGAG GTGATCGCCATCccagacgacgacgacgacgacgacgaggaagaCGAGAAGAGTCCGCCGGCGGAGCCGGAGAGCAAAAAGAACGGGGAGGAGCCGATGGAGACGGACAGACCGAGCAacggggagaaggagaaggagggagagaaggaggcagagagcgAGATGAAGAGTTCGgaggcaggagaggagacaaagtcGCCGTCAGAGGCCAAGacggaggggtcagaggtcaaatctGAGGACCCCGAGGTCAAAG gaaaagaaaagaaagaggaaaagatggaCGCCACGCCTCCTGCAGATGAAAAGAAAGGTACCAAACGCCCGTTTCCTTCTCCGATAGCGAAACTTCTTTTATAcctcatttttatatataacttttatttatacctcctttttatataa